A region from the Nocardioides exalbidus genome encodes:
- a CDS encoding TetR family transcriptional regulator, with the protein MTTARGRRPGAPDTRAEVLTAARASFAEKGFRGTTIRAVAASAGVDPALVHHYFGTKDDLFVAALQIPVDPREVLAPVVAAGPDGAGERLLRTFLRVWDDPAVQPGLLAMVRSLITDDNGGLVRDAFIPVVVGPVLTGLVADRPEVRIPLVASQLMGLIVARYVVALPPLAAMPADDLVARVGPTLQHYLTGDLP; encoded by the coding sequence ATGACCACCGCCCGCGGCCGGCGCCCGGGTGCCCCGGACACCCGCGCCGAGGTGCTCACCGCCGCGCGGGCGTCGTTCGCCGAGAAGGGCTTCCGGGGTACGACGATCCGCGCCGTCGCGGCCTCCGCAGGTGTGGACCCCGCGCTGGTGCACCACTACTTCGGCACGAAGGACGACCTGTTCGTCGCCGCCCTGCAGATCCCCGTCGACCCGCGCGAGGTGCTGGCTCCGGTGGTGGCCGCAGGTCCCGACGGCGCCGGCGAGCGGCTGCTGCGCACCTTCCTGCGCGTGTGGGACGACCCGGCCGTCCAGCCCGGGCTGCTGGCCATGGTGCGCTCGCTGATCACCGACGACAACGGCGGGCTCGTGCGCGACGCCTTCATCCCCGTGGTGGTCGGCCCCGTCCTGACCGGCCTGGTCGCCGACCGGCCGGAGGTGCGGATCCCGCTGGTGGCCAGCCAGCTCATGGGCCTCATCGTCGCGCGCTATGTCGTCGCCCTGCCGCCGCTCGCTGCGATGCCCGCCGACGACCTCGTCGCACGCGTCGGGCCCACGCTGCAGCACTACCTGACCGGCGACCTCCCCTAG
- a CDS encoding peroxidase family protein — protein sequence MAPASDRHQQAPHHGRDAFFIVGEGVVGDAPDRAFSARANTSATSAAAPAAPTFRFSRVGPTGVRLPEATLRKVALAMTGGSETDGDIPSGYTYLGQFVDHDLTFDATTVAFGDDVSPADLLQGRSPTLDLDSLYGAGPLDPVSAHFYEADRTRLKVGKTTKIGSDVARVGFDVPRVGGGGVDRDLADIPDRRNDENLVVAQTHAAMIRFHNRVVADLGPATPPGERFEKARRKVVLHYQWMLRHDYLTRICDGAVVKDVFSGGRKIVEPGADPLTMPTMPVEFSVAAFRLGHSMVREAYDWNARFPNGSGTLDLLFFFSGTSGGLGGDPTLPSNWIADWRRLYRFAQVGHGELKPPTGEFNLARRIDTRLVDPLATLPMGSFGGSVSDEGTIRANLAFRNLVRARMMKLASGQQMAALLRANGVPVTTLTKAQLRGSGGRSTASLDGLTAPQLDAFLKDTPLWFYVLREAELNDGVLTGVGARLVAETFHRAMEGSTFSIVRNPGFRPSLGEKDGRFRMADLLLVAFEGRKELLAPLGD from the coding sequence ATGGCACCAGCATCCGACCGGCACCAGCAGGCACCGCACCACGGACGCGACGCGTTCTTCATCGTGGGGGAGGGCGTCGTCGGCGACGCCCCGGACCGCGCGTTCAGCGCCCGGGCGAACACCAGCGCGACGAGCGCCGCCGCCCCCGCCGCCCCGACCTTCCGCTTCTCGCGCGTGGGCCCCACCGGCGTACGCCTCCCGGAGGCCACGCTCCGCAAGGTGGCCCTGGCGATGACCGGCGGCTCGGAGACCGACGGTGACATCCCGTCCGGCTACACCTACCTCGGGCAGTTCGTCGACCACGACCTCACCTTCGACGCGACCACGGTGGCGTTCGGCGACGACGTCTCGCCGGCCGACCTGCTCCAGGGCCGCTCGCCGACGCTCGACCTCGACAGCCTCTACGGCGCCGGCCCGCTCGACCCGGTCTCCGCGCACTTCTACGAGGCCGACCGCACGCGGCTCAAGGTCGGCAAGACCACGAAGATCGGCAGCGACGTTGCGCGCGTCGGCTTCGACGTGCCGCGCGTCGGTGGCGGTGGCGTCGACCGTGACCTGGCGGACATCCCGGACCGGCGCAACGACGAGAACCTCGTCGTCGCGCAGACGCACGCCGCGATGATCCGCTTCCACAACCGGGTCGTGGCGGATCTCGGGCCCGCCACGCCCCCCGGTGAGCGCTTCGAGAAGGCGCGCCGCAAGGTGGTGCTGCACTACCAGTGGATGCTGCGCCACGACTACCTGACGCGGATCTGCGACGGAGCCGTCGTGAAGGACGTCTTCTCAGGAGGCCGCAAGATCGTCGAGCCCGGCGCCGACCCGCTCACCATGCCGACGATGCCGGTCGAGTTCTCCGTCGCGGCGTTCCGGCTCGGGCACTCCATGGTCCGCGAGGCCTACGACTGGAACGCGCGCTTCCCGAACGGGTCGGGCACCCTCGACCTGCTCTTCTTCTTCTCCGGCACCAGCGGGGGCCTCGGCGGCGACCCGACCCTGCCGTCGAACTGGATCGCGGACTGGCGCCGGCTCTACCGCTTCGCGCAGGTCGGGCACGGCGAGCTCAAGCCGCCCACCGGCGAGTTCAACCTCGCGCGCCGCATCGACACTCGCCTGGTCGACCCCCTGGCCACGCTGCCGATGGGCTCGTTCGGCGGCAGTGTCAGCGACGAGGGCACGATCCGGGCGAACCTCGCCTTCCGCAACCTCGTCCGCGCGCGGATGATGAAGCTCGCCAGCGGCCAGCAGATGGCCGCCCTGCTCCGCGCGAACGGCGTACCTGTCACGACGCTGACCAAGGCCCAGCTCCGCGGGTCGGGCGGGCGCAGCACCGCCAGCCTCGACGGGCTCACCGCGCCCCAGCTCGACGCCTTCCTCAAGGACACGCCGCTGTGGTTCTACGTCCTGCGCGAGGCCGAGCTCAACGACGGCGTGCTCACCGGCGTCGGCGCGCGGCTCGTGGCCGAGACCTTCCACCGGGCGATGGAGGGCAGCACGTTCTCGATCGTGCGCAACCCCGGCTTCCGGCCGAGCCTCGGCGAGAAGGACGGCCGTTTCCGGATGGCCGACCTGCTGCTCGTCGCGTTCGAGGGCAGGAAGGAGCTGCTCGCCCCGCTCGGCGACTGA
- a CDS encoding helix-turn-helix domain-containing protein produces the protein MAENIPGDMSEAQFLTIAEVAAKMRVSKMTVYRLVHGGELPAVRVGRSFRVTEDDVNEYLRKSFYNAG, from the coding sequence ATGGCTGAGAACATCCCTGGCGACATGTCCGAGGCGCAGTTCCTGACCATTGCCGAGGTCGCAGCGAAGATGCGCGTCTCGAAGATGACGGTCTACCGACTCGTCCACGGCGGCGAGCTGCCCGCGGTGCGCGTCGGCCGCTCGTTCCGGGTCACCGAGGACGACGTCAACGAGTACCTGCGCAAGAGCTTCTACAACGCAGGCTGA
- a CDS encoding 30S ribosomal protein bS22: MGSVIKKRRKRMAKKKHRKLLKKTRVQRRKLGK, translated from the coding sequence GTGGGTTCTGTCATCAAGAAGCGGCGCAAGCGCATGGCCAAGAAGAAGCACCGCAAGCTGCTCAAGAAGACGCGCGTCCAGCGCCGCAAGCTCGGCAAGTAA
- a CDS encoding TetR/AcrR family transcriptional regulator, with translation MAETGSGTSSGTGSEKAPARRSAKAEQTRAGIVAAALDLFRAGGYDATTMRAIADEAGVSLGSAYYYFSGKEELVQAFYDQLQVAHAAAAESAYDDTVFADRLRRVMESFLDVAEPFHDFGGQFFRNAADPRSPLSPFSADSAPAREASTALFRRAVEGSDLKVAPALRQELPDLLWLLHMGMVLFWVYDDSPGQRRTRTLVAGMVPLVDRSVRLTRLPLVRGLVDDALGVVRQLRGA, from the coding sequence GTGGCGGAGACGGGTTCGGGGACGAGTTCGGGGACGGGTTCGGAGAAGGCGCCGGCGAGGCGATCGGCCAAGGCCGAGCAGACGCGGGCCGGGATCGTGGCCGCCGCGCTGGACCTCTTCAGGGCCGGTGGCTACGACGCCACCACGATGCGGGCGATCGCCGACGAGGCAGGCGTCTCGCTCGGCAGCGCCTACTACTACTTCTCCGGCAAGGAGGAGCTCGTCCAGGCCTTCTACGACCAGCTCCAGGTCGCCCACGCGGCCGCCGCCGAGTCGGCCTACGACGACACCGTCTTCGCCGACCGGCTGCGCCGGGTGATGGAGTCGTTCCTCGACGTCGCCGAGCCGTTCCACGACTTCGGCGGGCAGTTCTTCCGCAACGCCGCCGACCCCCGCTCGCCGCTCTCCCCCTTCTCGGCGGACTCCGCACCGGCGCGCGAGGCGAGCACGGCCCTCTTCCGACGGGCGGTCGAGGGCTCGGACCTCAAGGTCGCACCGGCCCTGCGCCAGGAGCTGCCCGACCTCCTGTGGCTCCTGCACATGGGCATGGTCCTGTTCTGGGTGTACGACGACAGCCCGGGACAGCGACGCACCCGCACCCTCGTCGCCGGCATGGTGCCGCTCGTGGACCGGTCGGTCCGCCTCACGCGACTGCCGCTGGTGCGGGGCCTGGTCGACGACGCGCTCGGGGTGGTCCGCCAGCTCCGCGGCGCCTGA
- the proC gene encoding pyrroline-5-carboxylate reductase yields MSTAIIGAGVMGETLLSGLVRAGRRVDQLMVGEKRAERARELEERYGVAVVSNREAAAKADTVALVVKPQDMGDVLEEIAPDLRAGQLVVSLAAGITTTFIESRVPEGVAVVRVMPNTPALVDEGMAAIAPGSHCDESHLAEVESLMSSTGKVLRIPEKQMDAVTAISGSGPAYIFFVVESMIEAGVHLGLPRTTATELVVQTLVGSAAMLRETGDHPVVLREQVTSPGGTTASALRELEIHKVRAAFLAAMEAARNRSRELAEGS; encoded by the coding sequence ATGAGCACTGCGATCATCGGCGCCGGCGTGATGGGGGAGACCCTCCTGTCCGGACTCGTCCGAGCGGGGCGCCGCGTCGACCAGCTGATGGTCGGCGAGAAGCGCGCCGAGCGCGCCCGGGAGCTCGAGGAGCGCTACGGCGTCGCCGTCGTCTCCAACCGCGAGGCGGCTGCGAAGGCCGACACCGTCGCGCTCGTGGTGAAGCCGCAGGACATGGGCGACGTGCTCGAGGAGATCGCCCCCGACCTGCGCGCCGGCCAGCTCGTCGTCTCCCTCGCCGCCGGCATCACCACCACGTTCATCGAGTCGCGCGTGCCCGAGGGCGTGGCTGTCGTCCGGGTCATGCCCAACACGCCCGCCCTCGTCGACGAGGGCATGGCGGCGATCGCACCGGGCTCGCACTGCGACGAGTCGCACCTCGCCGAGGTCGAGTCGCTGATGTCCTCGACCGGCAAGGTCCTCCGGATCCCCGAGAAGCAGATGGACGCGGTCACCGCGATCTCCGGCTCCGGTCCGGCCTACATCTTCTTCGTCGTCGAGTCGATGATCGAGGCCGGCGTCCACCTCGGCCTGCCCCGGACCACCGCGACCGAGCTCGTCGTGCAGACGCTCGTCGGCTCGGCCGCGATGCTGCGCGAGACCGGCGACCACCCGGTCGTCCTGCGCGAGCAGGTCACCTCGCCCGGCGGCACGACCGCCTCGGCGTTGCGCGAGCTCGAGATCCACAAGGTCAGGGCCGCGTTCCTCGCCGCCATGGAGGCCGCGCGCAACCGCTCGCGAGAGCTCGCCGAAGGCTCCTGA
- a CDS encoding proline dehydrogenase family protein has product MSLLRQPILLLARSEGVKKLVSTMPVSSGIVTSYVPGESTADAVRATSGLVADGLRVTLDYLGEDTTDAAQAEATVAAYKEVLADLAAKGLAPQAEVSVKLSAIGQFLPDNGHKVALENARDICRAARNAGTTVTLDMEDHTTTDSTLTILRELRKDFPETGAVLQAMLHRTEADCRALAYEGSRVRLCKGAYMEPEHVAFQDKVDIDKSYVRCLKVLLGGQGYPMIATHDPRMIQIASSLASRFGKRPGTYEFQMLYGIRPEEQKRLAAAGETMRVYIPYGTEWYGYLMRRLAEKPQNLAFFARSLISKK; this is encoded by the coding sequence ATGTCCCTGCTCCGCCAGCCGATCCTGCTCCTCGCCCGCAGCGAGGGGGTCAAGAAGCTCGTCTCGACGATGCCCGTCTCGAGCGGGATCGTCACCAGCTACGTCCCCGGCGAGTCGACCGCCGACGCGGTGCGGGCGACGTCCGGGCTGGTCGCCGACGGCCTGCGGGTCACGCTGGACTACCTGGGTGAGGACACCACCGACGCCGCCCAGGCCGAGGCCACGGTCGCGGCCTACAAGGAGGTCCTGGCCGACCTCGCCGCGAAGGGACTCGCACCCCAGGCGGAGGTGTCGGTCAAGCTCAGCGCGATCGGCCAGTTCCTCCCCGACAACGGCCACAAGGTCGCCCTCGAGAACGCCCGCGACATCTGCCGCGCCGCCCGCAACGCCGGCACCACGGTCACCCTCGACATGGAGGACCACACCACCACCGACTCGACGCTGACGATCCTGCGCGAGCTCCGCAAGGACTTCCCCGAGACCGGCGCCGTGCTCCAGGCGATGCTCCACCGCACCGAGGCCGACTGCCGGGCGCTGGCCTACGAGGGCTCGCGCGTGCGGCTCTGCAAGGGCGCCTACATGGAGCCCGAGCACGTCGCCTTCCAGGACAAGGTCGACATCGACAAGTCCTACGTCCGCTGCCTCAAGGTCCTGCTCGGCGGCCAGGGCTACCCGATGATCGCCACGCACGACCCGCGGATGATCCAGATCGCCTCCTCGCTCGCGAGCCGCTTCGGCAAGCGCCCGGGCACCTACGAGTTCCAGATGCTCTACGGCATCCGCCCCGAGGAGCAGAAGCGGCTGGCCGCCGCCGGCGAGACCATGCGCGTCTACATCCCCTACGGCACGGAGTGGTACGGCTACCTGATGCGCCGCCTCGCCGAGAAGCCGCAGAACCTCGCCTTCTTCGCCCGCTCGCTGATCAGCAAGAAGTAG
- a CDS encoding ABC transporter permease: protein MSATVTLAVAGRVLTQVRRDRRTVAMLLVVPCLLISLLWWMFEDLPGEQFDRFGPGLLAMFPFIVMFLVTSVTTLRERSSGTLERLLTMPMGRLDFLLGYALAFGLLAAVQSVLAVAVSVGLLGLEVEGSVWLLGVVAVVDAVLGTALGLLVSAFATTEFQAVQFMPAFVLPQVLLCGLFVPRTSMPGVLEAISSVLPLSYAVDAMQELVGSAGSAEVWRDVAVVLAFALAALALGAATLRRRTP from the coding sequence ATGAGCGCCACGGTCACCCTCGCCGTCGCCGGCCGCGTGCTGACCCAGGTCCGCCGCGACCGCCGCACGGTGGCGATGCTGCTCGTCGTCCCGTGCCTGCTGATCAGCCTGCTGTGGTGGATGTTCGAGGACCTGCCGGGCGAGCAGTTCGACCGGTTCGGGCCGGGCCTGCTGGCGATGTTCCCCTTCATCGTGATGTTCCTCGTCACGAGCGTCACGACCCTGCGCGAGCGGAGCAGCGGCACCCTCGAGCGACTGCTCACGATGCCGATGGGCAGGCTCGACTTCCTCCTCGGCTACGCCCTCGCCTTCGGCCTGCTCGCGGCGGTCCAGTCCGTCCTCGCGGTCGCGGTCAGCGTCGGGCTCCTCGGCCTCGAGGTCGAGGGCTCGGTCTGGCTCCTCGGCGTGGTCGCGGTCGTCGACGCGGTGCTCGGCACCGCCCTCGGCCTGCTCGTCAGCGCGTTCGCGACCACCGAGTTCCAGGCCGTCCAGTTCATGCCCGCCTTCGTGCTGCCCCAGGTCCTGCTCTGCGGGCTCTTCGTGCCGCGCACCTCGATGCCCGGGGTGCTCGAGGCGATCAGCAGCGTCCTGCCGCTGTCGTACGCCGTCGACGCCATGCAGGAGCTCGTCGGGTCCGCCGGCTCCGCCGAGGTCTGGCGCGACGTCGCGGTCGTGCTCGCCTTCGCGCTGGCGGCCCTCGCACTCGGTGCCGCCACCCTGCGCCGCCGAACGCCCTGA
- a CDS encoding acetoin utilization protein AcuC: MECEGPTSVVFDQTLCEYDFGPTHPMSPIRVDLTMRLADELGVLDGIKRVDAPIATDEQLLTVHEQGLLDAVLKGGTTPGFEDSSRGLGTDDDPCFADMHTASAHVVGASLEAFRQVWSGESLHSVNIAGGLHHAMPERASGFCIYNDVAVGIKQLLADGAERVAYVDIDVHHGDGVEKVFYDDPRVLTISLHETGQMLFPGTGFPTDTGGPGAEGSAVNVALPPGTSDAGWLRAFHAVVPPILREFQPDVLVTQHGCDSHMNDPLAHMMLSIDGQRAAYLALHDLAHEVAGGRWVVTGGGGYSVVDVVPRAWSHLLAIASGRALDPATETPPMWRAYVEEVLGATPPFRMTDGRTPAYRDWSSGYDPDAWLDRAINATRTEVFPLHGLDPLP, translated from the coding sequence ATGGAGTGCGAGGGCCCCACGTCGGTCGTGTTCGACCAGACGCTGTGCGAGTACGACTTCGGACCCACCCACCCGATGTCCCCGATCCGCGTCGACCTGACGATGCGGCTCGCCGACGAGCTCGGTGTCCTCGACGGCATCAAGCGCGTCGACGCGCCCATCGCCACCGACGAGCAGCTGCTGACCGTCCACGAGCAGGGGCTGCTCGACGCGGTGTTGAAGGGCGGTACGACGCCCGGGTTCGAGGACTCCTCGCGTGGCCTCGGCACCGACGACGACCCGTGCTTTGCTGACATGCACACCGCCAGCGCGCACGTCGTCGGCGCGAGCCTCGAGGCCTTCCGCCAGGTCTGGAGCGGCGAGTCGCTCCACTCGGTCAACATCGCCGGCGGCCTCCACCACGCGATGCCCGAGCGGGCGAGCGGCTTCTGCATCTACAACGACGTCGCGGTCGGCATCAAGCAGCTGCTCGCCGACGGCGCGGAGCGGGTCGCCTACGTCGACATCGACGTGCACCACGGCGACGGCGTCGAGAAGGTCTTCTACGACGACCCGCGCGTGCTGACGATCTCCCTGCACGAGACCGGCCAGATGCTGTTCCCCGGCACCGGCTTCCCGACCGACACCGGCGGCCCGGGCGCCGAGGGCTCGGCGGTCAACGTCGCGCTCCCGCCCGGCACGTCCGACGCCGGCTGGCTGCGCGCGTTCCACGCCGTCGTGCCCCCGATCCTGCGCGAGTTCCAGCCCGACGTGCTCGTCACCCAGCACGGCTGCGACTCCCACATGAACGACCCGCTCGCCCACATGATGCTCAGCATCGACGGCCAGCGCGCGGCCTACCTCGCCCTCCACGACCTCGCCCACGAGGTCGCGGGCGGGCGCTGGGTCGTCACCGGCGGAGGCGGCTACTCCGTGGTCGACGTGGTGCCGCGGGCCTGGTCGCACCTGCTGGCGATCGCCTCGGGCCGCGCCCTCGACCCCGCGACCGAGACGCCCCCGATGTGGCGGGCGTACGTCGAGGAGGTGCTCGGCGCGACGCCGCCGTTCCGCATGACAGACGGCCGCACGCCGGCCTACCGCGACTGGTCGAGCGGCTACGACCCGGACGCCTGGCTGGACCGCGCGATCAACGCGACGCGCACCGAGGTGTTCCCGCTGCACGGCCTCGACCCGCTGCCCTGA
- a CDS encoding sugar phosphate isomerase/epimerase family protein → MASRSTPAATPTIGLSTASVYPESTAHGFGWAASTGYDAVEVMVGIDSLSQQIDAVRKLSDHHEIPICAVHSPCLLFTQRVWGTDPWGKLEKSAEMAHEVGADVVVVHPPFRWQKDYAAGFVEGIASLEARTGIAFAVENMYPWRASSRRGMEMYLPGWDPSEQDYANTTIDLSHAAIARSDVIEMADRLGDSLRHVHLTDGSGSAKDEHLVPGRGVMGAQAFLEHLAAQDFGGHVVLEINTRRAANRAEREDDLRESLEFAREHLGLPPR, encoded by the coding sequence ATGGCCTCCCGCTCGACCCCTGCGGCGACTCCCACGATCGGCCTGTCCACGGCGTCGGTCTACCCCGAGTCGACCGCCCACGGCTTCGGCTGGGCGGCCTCGACCGGCTACGACGCGGTGGAGGTGATGGTCGGCATCGACTCCCTCAGCCAGCAGATCGACGCGGTCAGGAAGCTGAGCGACCACCACGAGATCCCGATCTGCGCGGTCCACTCGCCCTGCCTGCTGTTCACGCAGCGGGTGTGGGGCACCGACCCCTGGGGCAAGCTCGAGAAGTCGGCCGAGATGGCCCACGAGGTCGGTGCCGATGTCGTCGTGGTGCACCCGCCGTTCCGCTGGCAGAAGGACTACGCCGCCGGCTTCGTGGAGGGGATCGCCTCGCTCGAGGCCCGCACCGGCATCGCCTTCGCCGTCGAGAACATGTATCCCTGGCGCGCCTCCTCCCGGCGCGGGATGGAGATGTACCTCCCCGGCTGGGACCCCAGCGAGCAGGACTACGCCAACACCACGATCGACCTCTCCCACGCCGCCATCGCCCGCTCCGACGTCATCGAGATGGCCGACCGGCTGGGCGACTCGCTGCGCCACGTCCACCTCACCGACGGCTCCGGCTCCGCCAAGGACGAGCACCTCGTCCCGGGCCGCGGCGTGATGGGCGCGCAGGCCTTCCTCGAGCACCTGGCTGCCCAGGACTTCGGCGGGCACGTCGTGCTCGAGATCAACACCCGCCGCGCCGCCAACCGCGCCGAGCGCGAGGACGACCTGCGCGAGTCGCTCGAGTTCGCCCGCGAGCACCTGGGCCTCCCGCCGCGATGA
- a CDS encoding phosphotransferase family protein, translating into MRGLEAEAVAVVERLGFANLGVLGAGIEGVVVAISDETVAKVWSRRSYDDLVLLRGFLEAVEGAEDAPAFPRIHDVLDLDGTWVTVERRLRGRPLWEADGSSPDLATGDVDAMTEALAALAAVPGSPALRSLPVLPDEPAFGATRPFELELADLVRRRASRFGSFLAAARPDVEAVAAGTVRALETLTPAEPALVHGDLIAANVLVADGRASAVLDFGFLSTAGDPAFDAAVTASVFDMWGPRAREVERELDAAFTSAFGHDPARLATHRAAYALVTACCFGTDLSDGHFAWCLAMLDRGDVREAVGQA; encoded by the coding sequence GTGCGCGGGCTGGAGGCCGAGGCGGTCGCCGTGGTCGAGCGGCTGGGGTTCGCGAACCTCGGCGTGCTCGGCGCCGGGATCGAGGGGGTCGTCGTGGCGATCTCCGACGAGACGGTCGCCAAGGTCTGGTCCCGGCGGTCGTACGACGACCTGGTGCTGCTGCGCGGGTTCCTCGAGGCGGTCGAGGGCGCGGAGGACGCCCCGGCGTTCCCGCGCATCCACGACGTGCTCGACCTCGACGGCACATGGGTGACCGTCGAGCGACGGCTGCGCGGACGCCCGCTCTGGGAGGCCGACGGCTCGTCGCCCGACCTCGCCACCGGTGACGTCGATGCGATGACCGAGGCGCTGGCTGCCCTCGCGGCCGTGCCCGGGTCCCCGGCGTTGCGCTCGCTCCCGGTGCTGCCGGACGAGCCGGCGTTCGGCGCGACCCGGCCGTTCGAGCTCGAGCTCGCCGACCTGGTGCGCCGCCGGGCATCCAGGTTCGGGTCCTTCCTCGCTGCCGCGCGTCCGGACGTGGAGGCGGTCGCGGCCGGCACCGTCCGGGCCCTCGAGACGCTCACCCCTGCGGAGCCGGCGCTGGTGCACGGCGACCTGATCGCCGCCAACGTGCTGGTCGCCGACGGGCGCGCCTCGGCGGTGCTGGACTTCGGCTTCCTCAGCACGGCGGGCGACCCGGCGTTCGACGCGGCCGTCACGGCCAGCGTCTTCGACATGTGGGGACCGCGGGCACGGGAGGTCGAGCGCGAGCTGGACGCCGCCTTCACCTCGGCCTTCGGCCACGACCCGGCACGGCTGGCCACCCACCGGGCGGCGTACGCCCTCGTCACCGCGTGCTGCTTCGGCACGGACCTCTCCGATGGGCACTTCGCGTGGTGCCTGGCGATGCTCGACCGCGGTGACGTGCGCGAGGCCGTCGGGCAGGCATGA
- a CDS encoding DCC1-like thiol-disulfide oxidoreductase family protein has translation MRLTVLYDDGCPLCCTFSGWLSRQPALVPIDLVPAGSWAARKRFPALDHERTLVEITVVSDSGEVWEGAHAWVMALWATTAHRSLAESLARPSRLPMARGAAHLAAGIRNAMSGLPRRDRAAACTDACCRPTS, from the coding sequence GTGCGCCTCACGGTGCTGTACGACGACGGCTGCCCCCTGTGCTGCACCTTCAGCGGGTGGCTGTCGCGGCAGCCGGCCCTGGTGCCGATCGACCTGGTGCCTGCGGGATCCTGGGCCGCGCGCAAGCGGTTCCCGGCCCTCGACCACGAGCGCACGCTGGTGGAGATCACCGTCGTCAGCGACTCGGGCGAGGTGTGGGAGGGCGCGCACGCCTGGGTGATGGCCCTCTGGGCGACGACCGCCCACCGCTCGCTGGCCGAGTCGCTCGCGCGGCCTTCGCGCCTGCCGATGGCCAGGGGTGCGGCCCACCTCGCCGCCGGGATCCGCAACGCCATGTCCGGGCTGCCCCGGCGCGACCGCGCGGCCGCGTGCACCGACGCGTGCTGCCGACCGACGTCCTAG
- a CDS encoding ABC transporter ATP-binding protein: MKNVVEVRDLVVVRGAREVLPGISLDVPAGVTGLLGPSGCGKTTLLRSLVGAQRVRSGTVQVLGEPAGSPSLRTRIGYVTQSASVYDDLTVSENLTFFARVLGVGSDEADRATASVGLADHRSQVVGRLSGGQRSRVSLAVALLGTPDLLVLDEPTVGLDPVLRRDLWELFHRIADGGAAVLVSSHVMDEAERCHRLLLMREGRIIADGSPDEIRARTGAPDIEGAFLRLVEAA; this comes from the coding sequence ATGAAAAACGTGGTGGAAGTGCGTGACCTCGTCGTCGTACGCGGCGCGCGCGAGGTGCTGCCCGGCATCAGCCTCGACGTCCCGGCGGGCGTCACCGGCCTCCTCGGGCCGAGCGGGTGTGGCAAGACCACCCTGTTGCGCAGCCTCGTCGGCGCCCAGCGGGTGCGGTCGGGGACCGTCCAGGTGCTGGGGGAGCCGGCCGGGAGCCCGTCCCTGCGCACGCGGATCGGCTACGTCACGCAGTCGGCGAGCGTCTACGACGACCTGACCGTCTCGGAGAACCTCACGTTCTTCGCCCGCGTCCTGGGCGTCGGCAGCGACGAGGCCGACCGCGCGACCGCGTCGGTCGGCCTCGCCGACCACCGGTCGCAGGTCGTGGGGCGCCTGTCCGGTGGCCAGCGCAGCCGGGTGAGCCTGGCGGTCGCCCTGCTCGGTACGCCGGACCTGCTGGTGCTCGACGAGCCGACGGTCGGGCTGGACCCGGTGCTGCGCCGCGACCTGTGGGAGCTGTTCCACCGGATCGCCGACGGAGGGGCCGCGGTGCTCGTGTCGAGCCACGTGATGGACGAGGCCGAGCGGTGCCACCGGCTGCTGCTGATGCGCGAGGGCCGGATCATCGCCGACGGCTCGCCCGACGAGATCCGCGCGCGCACCGGGGCGCCCGACATCGAGGGCGCGTTCCTCCGCCTCGTGGAGGCGGCATGA